The following coding sequences lie in one Musa acuminata AAA Group cultivar baxijiao chromosome BXJ1-8, Cavendish_Baxijiao_AAA, whole genome shotgun sequence genomic window:
- the LOC135589256 gene encoding protein HVA22-like isoform X3 has protein sequence MANFGSFLSHLHSVAGPAVTLLYASICAIESPSKNDDEQWLAYWILYSFLTLMEMVAEPILYWIPLWYQIKVIFVAWLVLPHFRGASFMYERFVREQLIKYGVKLGTSSPHNKKQVEE, from the exons ATGGCTAACTTTGGGAGCTTTCTTTCCCACCTACACTCCGTCGCAGG GCCTGCCGTCACGCTCTT ATATGCGTCGATTTGTGCCATCGAAAGCCCATCCAAGAATGATGACGAGCAATGGCTGGCCTACTGGATCCTGTACTCCTTCCTAACTCTCATGGAGATGGTGGCTGAGCCCATCTTATACTG GATACCCCTCTGGTATCAGATAAAGGTGATCTTCGTGGCCTGGTTGGTGCTCCCCCATTTCCGGGGCGCGTCCTTCATGTACGAAAGGTTTGTGAGGGAGCAGCTCATCAAGTATGGGGTCAAGTTGGGCACCTCCTCACCCCATAACAAGAAG CAGGTGGAGGAATAG
- the LOC135589256 gene encoding protein HVA22-like isoform X1, with protein MANFGSFLSHLHSVAGPAVTLLYPLYASICAIESPSKNDDEQWLAYWILYSFLTLMEMVAEPILYWIPLWYQIKVIFVAWLVLPHFRGASFMYERFVREQLIKYGVKLGTSSPHNKKQVEE; from the exons ATGGCTAACTTTGGGAGCTTTCTTTCCCACCTACACTCCGTCGCAGG GCCTGCCGTCACGCTCTTGTATCCCTT ATATGCGTCGATTTGTGCCATCGAAAGCCCATCCAAGAATGATGACGAGCAATGGCTGGCCTACTGGATCCTGTACTCCTTCCTAACTCTCATGGAGATGGTGGCTGAGCCCATCTTATACTG GATACCCCTCTGGTATCAGATAAAGGTGATCTTCGTGGCCTGGTTGGTGCTCCCCCATTTCCGGGGCGCGTCCTTCATGTACGAAAGGTTTGTGAGGGAGCAGCTCATCAAGTATGGGGTCAAGTTGGGCACCTCCTCACCCCATAACAAGAAG CAGGTGGAGGAATAG
- the LOC135589256 gene encoding protein HVA22-like isoform X2 yields MANFGSFLSHLHSVAGPAVTLLYPLYASICAIESPSKNDDEQWLAYWILYSFLTLMEMVAEPILYWIPLWYQIKVIFVAWLVLPHFRGASFMYERFVREQLIKYGVKLGTSSPHNKKVEE; encoded by the exons ATGGCTAACTTTGGGAGCTTTCTTTCCCACCTACACTCCGTCGCAGG GCCTGCCGTCACGCTCTTGTATCCCTT ATATGCGTCGATTTGTGCCATCGAAAGCCCATCCAAGAATGATGACGAGCAATGGCTGGCCTACTGGATCCTGTACTCCTTCCTAACTCTCATGGAGATGGTGGCTGAGCCCATCTTATACTG GATACCCCTCTGGTATCAGATAAAGGTGATCTTCGTGGCCTGGTTGGTGCTCCCCCATTTCCGGGGCGCGTCCTTCATGTACGAAAGGTTTGTGAGGGAGCAGCTCATCAAGTATGGGGTCAAGTTGGGCACCTCCTCACCCCATAACAAGAAG GTGGAGGAATAG
- the LOC135581579 gene encoding sulfite oxidase-like isoform X2 — MPGLRGPSDYSQEPPRHPSLKVNSKCAGNRRTEMSKARTVKGVGWDVSAIGNAIWGGAKLADVLELVGISKYSSFSALGGKHVEFVSIDKCKEENGGPYKASISLRQAANPEADVLLAYEMNGEILNRDHGYPLRVIVPGVIGARSVKWLDHINIIEDECQGFFMQKDYKMFPPSVNWDNINWLTRKAQMDFPVQCAICSLEDVDVVNQVKATIAGYAVSGGGRGIERVDISVDGGKTWLEAERYQRRNIPYQSDDMNNDKWAWVLFKATVDIPENAVIIAKAVDTAANVQPEKVDAIWNLRGILNTSWHKVQVRRASPGMNSNL; from the exons atgccaGGGTTGAGAGGTCCGTCCGATTATTCCCAAGAACCCCCTCGCCACCCGTCGCTGAAGGTTAATTCCAAG TGTGCAGGTAATAGAAGGACGGAAATGAGCAAAGCACGCACAGTGAAAGGTGTTGGGTGGGATGTTTCTGCTATTGGAAATG CAATATGGGGAGGTGCAAAATTAGCTGATGTTCTTGAGCTTGTTGGAATATCAAAATATTCTTCATTCTCGGCACTAGGAGGGAAGCATGTTGAATTTGTTAGCATTGACAAGTGCAAA GAGGAAAATGGTGGACCCTACAAGGCATCAATATCCTTGAGGCAGGCGGCAAATCCTGAAGCTGATGTTTTGCTTGCATATGAAATGAATGGGGAG ATCCTCAATCGTGATCATGGATATCCATTGCGGGTGATTGTTCCTGGTGTAATTGGTGCACGATCTGTAAAATGGTTAGATCACATCAACATAATTGAAGATGAATGCCAG GGTTTTTTTATGCAAAAGGATTACAAAATGTTTCCACCTTCAGTTAATTGGGATAATATCAATTGGCTGACCAGGAAGGCACAAATGGACTTTCCTGTGCAG TGTGCAATATGTTCTTTAGAGGATGTGGATGTTGTAAATCAAGTAAAG GCTACTATTGCTGGATATGCAGTATCTGGTGGTGGCCGTGGAATTGAGAGAGTAGATATATCCGTTGATGGGGGAAAGACATGGTTGGAAGCTGAGAGATATCAAAGACGCAATATACCATATCAATCTGATGATATGAACAATGACAAGTGGGCATGGGTTCTATTTAAAGCTACTGTTGACATACCGGAAAATGCTGTGATTATTGCTAAGGCG GTGGACACTGCTGCAAATGTCCAACCTGAAAAGGTAGATGCTATATGGAACCTAAGAGGTATACTGAACACATCGTGGCACAAGGTCCAAGTACGGAGAGCCTCACCAGGGATGAATTCCAATCTGTGA
- the LOC135581579 gene encoding sulfite oxidase-like isoform X1, producing the protein MPGLRGPSDYSQEPPRHPSLKVNSKEPFNAEPHRAALLSYITPIDFFYKRNHGPIPVVDDIQRYNVSIGGLVEKPLEISMFEIRRLPKYNVVATLQCAGNRRTEMSKARTVKGVGWDVSAIGNAIWGGAKLADVLELVGISKYSSFSALGGKHVEFVSIDKCKEENGGPYKASISLRQAANPEADVLLAYEMNGEILNRDHGYPLRVIVPGVIGARSVKWLDHINIIEDECQGFFMQKDYKMFPPSVNWDNINWLTRKAQMDFPVQCAICSLEDVDVVNQVKATIAGYAVSGGGRGIERVDISVDGGKTWLEAERYQRRNIPYQSDDMNNDKWAWVLFKATVDIPENAVIIAKAVDTAANVQPEKVDAIWNLRGILNTSWHKVQVRRASPGMNSNL; encoded by the exons atgccaGGGTTGAGAGGTCCGTCCGATTATTCCCAAGAACCCCCTCGCCACCCGTCGCTGAAGGTTAATTCCAAG GAGCCATTTAATGCTGAGCCTCATCGTGCAGCTCTATTGTCATACATTACTCCTATCGATTTTTTCTACAAGAGAAACCATGGACCAATCCCAGTAGTTGATGACATTCAAAG ATATAATGTTAGCATAGGTGGTTTGGTGGAGAAGCCCTTAGAGATATCTATGTTTGAAATAAG GAGGCTGCCCAAGTACAATGTCGTTGCAACCTTACAG TGTGCAGGTAATAGAAGGACGGAAATGAGCAAAGCACGCACAGTGAAAGGTGTTGGGTGGGATGTTTCTGCTATTGGAAATG CAATATGGGGAGGTGCAAAATTAGCTGATGTTCTTGAGCTTGTTGGAATATCAAAATATTCTTCATTCTCGGCACTAGGAGGGAAGCATGTTGAATTTGTTAGCATTGACAAGTGCAAA GAGGAAAATGGTGGACCCTACAAGGCATCAATATCCTTGAGGCAGGCGGCAAATCCTGAAGCTGATGTTTTGCTTGCATATGAAATGAATGGGGAG ATCCTCAATCGTGATCATGGATATCCATTGCGGGTGATTGTTCCTGGTGTAATTGGTGCACGATCTGTAAAATGGTTAGATCACATCAACATAATTGAAGATGAATGCCAG GGTTTTTTTATGCAAAAGGATTACAAAATGTTTCCACCTTCAGTTAATTGGGATAATATCAATTGGCTGACCAGGAAGGCACAAATGGACTTTCCTGTGCAG TGTGCAATATGTTCTTTAGAGGATGTGGATGTTGTAAATCAAGTAAAG GCTACTATTGCTGGATATGCAGTATCTGGTGGTGGCCGTGGAATTGAGAGAGTAGATATATCCGTTGATGGGGGAAAGACATGGTTGGAAGCTGAGAGATATCAAAGACGCAATATACCATATCAATCTGATGATATGAACAATGACAAGTGGGCATGGGTTCTATTTAAAGCTACTGTTGACATACCGGAAAATGCTGTGATTATTGCTAAGGCG GTGGACACTGCTGCAAATGTCCAACCTGAAAAGGTAGATGCTATATGGAACCTAAGAGGTATACTGAACACATCGTGGCACAAGGTCCAAGTACGGAGAGCCTCACCAGGGATGAATTCCAATCTGTGA